The uncultured Dysgonomonas sp. genome contains the following window.
CACATAGATTCCTCCTTTGGTACAACTGATTGCAGATCTCTATATCTCGCCATACAATCAATTGTCCGGCAAATAAAGCCCATATTTTTCATACTTACATTATGTTTTTGAGAGGTGGCAGCTTGTGTCCAAGGTTGTCTATGCCTATTGATTTTCAATTGATTATTTTAGTAAATAACTTTGCTGCATGAAACGTCAAAGAGGATTCATATCGGTTTTAAGTTTGTTCCGACATTCAAAAAATGCCTGACAGAGATCAGGTTTTTATCCCGAAAAGTTCGGGATAGGGAGATTGCCCTTTACGGGCAAAAAGTATTTGCATTTGGGCAAATAGCAAGGTATGTTGAGTGCATCGCAAAATGAATTTTGCAGCACACAACCCTTGCTCTTCCAGAGGGGTATTTTCCTCTCCGAAGTCGGGAAAAATGAAGACGGGTTGAACCGTCCGTAGCGTTCATAAACCACTAAAAAATCATGTTATGAACAAAGAAAAAAGAAATCCCCACAATCGGGGAAAAGGGGGCAGACCCCCGAAGAACGATCCGGCGAAGCATCGACTGACTGTGAACCTGACAGATCAGCAACATGTCGATTTTTTAGCCTTGTATGAACGGTCAGGTGTACAATCCTTATCCGGTTTTATCGCTGCCCGCATCTTTGGGCATGAATTTCGTGTAGTGAAAACCGATGCTTCGGCAGTAGAATTTATTGCAAAACTTACTGCTCTGCACGGACAAATACGAAGTATCGGAGTCAATTACAATCAGGTTGTAAAGGAGTTGCATTCTAATTTTGGAGAGAAAAAAGCATTGGCATTGCTCTATAAATTAGAAAATGCAACCATTGAACTGGCCAGAATCGGACGGGAAGTAATGCAGTTGTGCGAACAATTTAAGACTAAACATCTCTAAAAATGGTTGCTAAATTTAGTCACGGAAGCAATCTGTATGGTGCACTTTCCTACAATCAAGAGAAGGTAAACGAAGGTTTAGGAAAAGTTTTGGCTACCAATATGGTGATTGAACCCAACGATGGAGTGTTCAATGTTACCTCTTGTATGGAAGACTTCGAGCGATTTATGCCCTCGCATATTCGCATATCAAAACCTGTTATCCATATCTCACTCAATCCACATCCGGACGATAGGCTGACCGATCAGCAACTTGCTGACATTGGACGTGAATATATGGAGCAGTTCGGATATGGCGAACAACCCTATATGATTTTCAAACATGAGGACATTGGCAGAGAACATATACACATCGTTTCGACACGTGTACGCACGGATGGCTCAATAATCAGTGACAGCAAAAATTACGAATGCAGCAGAAAGATTACCGATTCTTTAGAACAAAAGTACGGTCTGCACTCAAAAGAAAAGAATCAGGGCGAGGCATGGCAGCTTACACCAATAGACGTTAGCCAGGGGAACTTAAAAAAACAGGTGGCAAACGTCATAAAACCGCTCTCCGAAATGTATTCTTTTCAGACTTTGGGAGAATATCGTGCTTTGCTCTCCATCTATAATATAGGAGTAGAGGAAATCAAAGGAGAAAATAAGGGTAAAGCATATCGAGGATTGGTTTATTCGGCATTGAATGACAAGGGCAATCGTGTCGGAACACCGTTGAAATCGTCTCTCTTCGGTAAGAATCATGGTTTAGATAGATTGGAAAAACGATTTGGGAAGTCAAAAGAAACAATCAAGGCAAGCGGCATAGCCAAACAAACTCGTGCTACTGTTTCTGCGTCCTTCGCAAGCACCCGCACAGAGAGCGAGTTCCGAGCGGCTTTGTGGGAGAAAGGTATCGACCTTGTGCTACGACTGGGCGATGAAGGACGCATCTATGGGGCTACATTTATCGACCATAATCAGAGGGTAGTTCTTAACGGTTCTCGTCTGGGTAAGGAGTTTTCTGCAAATGTTCTTAACGGACGTTTTGTAGATAATCCACATCGTGAGGATCTGCAAGTACCAGCACCGAAACATTTCGATAATAAGCAACCAACCACCAATCGGAAACCGCAATCAACACACTTCGAGACGAACGATCCGGAGGGAAGTTTATTCTCTGTCTTTACTCCCGAAGTAGAGGGGACAGATAACAAGCAACCGACCTTAAAACGTAAGAGGAAAAAGAAACGTAGGTATGGGAGGCAGATGTAGTCATTATTTGCTAACTTTAGCTTGAAAATATGTATCTAAGACTTCTGTAGGGTTTATTTCTTGAATATGAGATAAAAGATTTAATGCTAATCCTCGATTTTTATATGAATAA
Protein-coding sequences here:
- the mobB gene encoding conjugal transfer protein MobB, with protein sequence MVAKFSHGSNLYGALSYNQEKVNEGLGKVLATNMVIEPNDGVFNVTSCMEDFERFMPSHIRISKPVIHISLNPHPDDRLTDQQLADIGREYMEQFGYGEQPYMIFKHEDIGREHIHIVSTRVRTDGSIISDSKNYECSRKITDSLEQKYGLHSKEKNQGEAWQLTPIDVSQGNLKKQVANVIKPLSEMYSFQTLGEYRALLSIYNIGVEEIKGENKGKAYRGLVYSALNDKGNRVGTPLKSSLFGKNHGLDRLEKRFGKSKETIKASGIAKQTRATVSASFASTRTESEFRAALWEKGIDLVLRLGDEGRIYGATFIDHNQRVVLNGSRLGKEFSANVLNGRFVDNPHREDLQVPAPKHFDNKQPTTNRKPQSTHFETNDPEGSLFSVFTPEVEGTDNKQPTLKRKRKKKRRYGRQM
- the mobA gene encoding conjugal transfer protein MobA, with amino-acid sequence MNKEKRNPHNRGKGGRPPKNDPAKHRLTVNLTDQQHVDFLALYERSGVQSLSGFIAARIFGHEFRVVKTDASAVEFIAKLTALHGQIRSIGVNYNQVVKELHSNFGEKKALALLYKLENATIELARIGREVMQLCEQFKTKHL